CCAGGAACTGATCTTGCTGTATCAGCCATTGAGCGAACCATACACAAGTCTGCTCGTACGTCAGGCTATACGCGCAGGGGAGCTGTAGATCAGGGTCGAGGCTGGCTAGAGCATGTAATCTGTCTCTTGGACCAGAACACTCGAGGTGGTGGAAGTGCCCCAGCAACTCCAGTATTGTTGGGCGGTTGGTCGGAAATCTTGCCTCATATATTGATTGAGTGTACGACCACTTGAATTTCCTTGTCATTAGATCTGCAACATGTGTTGCTGCAATGCGAGTCTTTCTGAAGATGTATTGCGTGACGAGCACGAACGAAGTGTCGTTCTCTGGAACGGGGCGCCAAAGTCTGTCCTCCACCCCTTCTAACTGTCGGAGGATGAATGTTTGAAGTTACTTAAGCTGTCGAGCCATTGGGGTAGCGATATCGTGTACGGTCCCCATGAGATCTGTATATCGTGTGGTAGGCCAGCTGCAGCTCTTGGACAATCCAGCGTCTCGAAAAGTATCTCCTTGTTAGAAGGGATATCAAACTAGTGCAGAGCCGCCACAGATCACTATAGAGCTTTCTGTTACGCGGTACCATGATGCAGTCATTGAAACAGTCTCTCTTGCCTATCAATGACAACAAAGTCACTGGCGCTTCGCATCGAACACATCCAGATCCTTGGCATGTACAATTCTCTCGTCTCGACCAGTGGATTTGATTGACGGTGGAACGTGTTGGTATTGCTTTCCATATGAAGGATTTCGTCAGATTTTGCAATATTTCGTTGCCTGACCGTCGGGCAGAGGCCACTGCACATGGGCTCAGCATGACACTTGGAGCAACAACTGACCATCCATTCTGTAGACGAACCCGCTTGATTCTCTGGGTACGGTGCAGATTCGCCAAAGTATCTTTATCGTTATTGGCATGGAAGTGCTGCAGGACCTCGTAAGCTTCTCGATCATGTTCCTCGGTAGCGCCTTCGCCTAGCCAAACGATGACGGATCTAGCAAGAGAATAGATCGAAGCCATGCAGGTAACCTGGGCGTTTCGCTCTTCGGTGTCGTTCTGATTGATGCAGATAGCATCAACCCAGATCCTCACGCTACCAGTGGCCGATCTGATTCGCTTGAGGCCTTCGAAGAGGTTCCTGGACACAGCCAGAGACCTTCCTTTCACCGAGATTGAATGGCACTGAGATACGTCTCCATTTTCGTTCATACTCCAGCAATAAGACAAGGCCCTGTAATCTGAGGTGTTGTCAAGCAGTGCCGTCTCGAGACGACAGTGCAGCGAGTCTCCATAGCGCTGACTCGGATGTAAAGTCAGGATGCGAATGAATTGTGACCCAGGCAGTCGCTGATATTCATAGCGTGCCATATCAGAGGTCTGTCGACTGAGAATGAACCGAATGTTGCTTCCAAAGGTCCCATACGACTATCAAGCTTCACAGCCGGGTCGTCACCATCAGATATGTTGGAGTTGCTTATCGCTACACGAAGGTAGCGGTGCAGAGTCTATGCTCAACGATTTGCCTTGTGAGACCATGTCAAACAGAGAGGTGGTGTTCGCCTCGGGGAGGGACATGGGCGACAGGAGATCCGCCGCTGCGAGACCAACAGGAAGACGTTCAGTTGTATGAACGCCTTCTGGCTGCAGCTGAAAGTTGCCGGCAGATACCCTTGTGCAGATAGCACGACACCTATGCAAGAacgtataggtgattctAAAGCCTGCGATCCCGGTGTACAACCTAATTTGAGCCTTTCAAGCGCCCGTGTAGCCCGTCTGCAGCACACCAGGTGGCTAGGCGAAAACAGCAAGCAAGAAAGAGCAACTATGTTGGCGAAGATCCCTGGTAAGGAGCAGTGTGACTTCTTAGTCACCAGCAGCGAGTAGATACCACGATGGCCGGTCGCCAGAACCCTTGGGTTGCGGGACTAGGGCCAGGCGCAAAAGGCTGTATTCCTTTAGTGGTGACGTTCGCGACATGTGATCCGCGCCTCCATATACGCTGAGAGTGAAGTGAAGTCACCGTGCACAGGATGGACAGCACCACGACAAGTACCCAAGACCTCATCTTTTGTTGCTGTGAGAATTACTTTTAATCCACTCCATCAGCATCCATTCCACATGATGGACGAACACCACCGCAAACTCCTCGAAGCCGCTAACGAAGGCTGTCTACTGCGCCAACTACCAGCAGAACTGCGCAACGAAACCTACTACCTCGTACTTCCGACCAACACTGTGATCGACACACGAGGCGTGAAGACCTACGAGAAGCCAGACCCGGAATACCTAGACTGTCGGCATGTCGAGGCTAAAGAGGGCTTCAGTGAGCCCTATTGGAACCAGGTTGGCATAACTCAAGCATGTCGCGCACTCCGCGGTGAGAGTTTGGGCATCTATTATGGCACCAACACGTTCGTCGTCCACATTGGGTTCCAGGGAGGGTACACAACTTCATGGCAGCTTGACGAGGCGAAGTACTGGATCCGGAGTCGACCACAATTGGGCATGGCCGCGTTGCAAGAGGTTGTCCTGAGTGTGCCGCGTGTCAACAGGCATGGACCGCGCGACATGAGGCACGATCCGTTGGAAAACGAATGCTGCAACAGCCCGATTCGTGTGAGCATCAGCGCCTGGAGCGCAGAGCGGAACCGCTATCAAAACACGTGCGATGACTGCATGATCGGGTACAGCGAAGACTGTAGCAAGTACTTCGAAGGCGCGAGAGGTTCCGAGGCAGACAAGCTCATGCAGTTCATCTCAGCTCTAAAGGCGGATGTAGGTGCCGTAGATTCTAGCACATCGCGATAGATGATCGGTCCCAGTATCATCAGGATTTGATCGCTGCAGCCTAGATAGCAGCATGCATGGGATCGGGCTCAAAGGAGACCACAGAATCAGCTGCAACGCCGATATGTACTTGGACGAAGCCGTTAGGTGGTAAGAGGTGCGCTTGTTGGACTTGGGGTTTGACATTCATCTAAAGTCAGGCCAAGTCGGTGGGAGCTCAGTCCACCTCGAAAACCTCGACCTTGTCTTCGACTGTCCTCAACATCGGCGCCAGTAATGCAGCATCTCGAAACGCTTCCGGTACATTCTCTCTCCTCGTCTCCAGCTCTTTCTTCAGTACCTCATACTTCTCCTCTTTCGCGGTGTACTGCCGCACGATCTTCTTCCCGCTGTGCTCCACATACACCCGCGTGTCTCGTATCCTGACAATCACTCCATCCAGTCGCAGGAAGAATCTGCTCAGCACCAGCAACCTCTCCGGCATCATGCGTACTTTGATGTTGACCAGCGCAGTACCGTTATCCGCCAGCTCATCCTCGTACAGATCCACAGCATCGAAGAATAAGATCGGGTCTTGCCTTGATAGTAGATCTGTTCTGATGACCTCCTCCTTGCCAGCCAGTCTCCATGTGCCATTCTTCGCATGTGTTGTGCCAGCGTAGTCTGTACTGTAGCTCCAGTCAAAGGGCTTCACCACACCCTTGACGCCTAGTCCCAGCACTGCATCGGCATTGCCATCGAGTTGTCCCCGGCGATCCTTCTTCCACTCTTCTGCGACTGCCACCTGGAGCATTCCTTCTTCATTCTTACTGACTCGATCTAGAGCATCTCTCGCATTGAAGTCCAGCGTCCATTGTGTAGGCAGATGTGTTACTGCAACATAATTGTCACCAAAGATCATCTCAGGAATCGGGATGCCGATGTCATTGGAAAGTGCTTCGATCGGTTCTGCTTTGAGGATGGGCTCCTTCCGTGTTGTGATTCTCCATGCCAGATTCGGCGAGGTATGTGACTTTGTGCCATACTGTTGCGCCATGGCTGGCGATGTGCGGTTAACTGGCAAAGTGCACGTGAAGCTGTCGGAGGTGGATCGATGAAGTGGGGCTGGCGGATCGAGATTGTTGCTGTGGCGATGAGTCTGAATCTGAATCTGTTGACGAAGCTTTCCATCCCTCAGCTTCATGTTGCTTCTAACCACTTTCGCAGCCACCTCACTCCGCATACTTCACCACTGCTTGCACCTCTCGACATTCATTGGCAGTAGCGGGACATCATGGCAGACATACAGACGCTTGAGCAGCGCTTTGAGGGCATATCGGTGCAGGATGAGAACCATGATAGTGCTGCACCACCACAGCCGAAGCATCAGCCAAAGGTATGCCAAAGCAAGTCATGATGGCGGCGACAGAGTACTGATCTGCTGTGAAGAGCTCTCTCAGTCATGCCATCTCCCTATCGAACCTCGGCGCATCAACGACCACAGCGCAATCGCGCATGAAGCTGCCTCTGCAAAAGCTTGCACCTAACGCTGGCAGCAAACCAACACAGACAGTCCTCACCAAGATCACTCTCCCATCACAAGCCGCACAACGACCCTCCACCGAGTCAAGACCTTCGGACCCGCAATCGGCGATACAGCGAGAAGCACCAAAGCCAACACCCAAACAATGGCATCTGGGCATGTTCGAGATTGGCAAGCCATTGGGCAAGGGCAAGTTCGGTCGCGTCTACCTCGCACGAGAACGCTCCTCAGGCTTCGTTTGCGCTCTAAAGGTGCTACACAAGTCAGAGCTGCAAGCCGGCAAGGTCGAGAAACAAGTCCGCCGCGAGATCGAGATCCAGTCCAACCTCGCCCACCCAAACATCCTTCGCCTGTACGGCCACTTCCACGATACGAAACGAATCTTCCTGATCCTCGAATTCGCCGGCAAGGGTGAGCTCTACAAGCACTTGCGAAAAGCACAACGCTTCCCCGAACCACAAGCCGCCGGCTACGTTGCGCAGATGGCCAGCGCGCTGAAGTATCTACACAAGAAGCACGTCATGCATCGGGACATCAAGCCCGAGAACATCCTCGTAGGCCTCCACGGGGAGATCAAAATCTCCGACTTCGGCTGGTCAGTCCACGCACCCAACAACAGGCGCAACACAATGTGCGGTACTCTCGACTACCTTCCACCCGAAATGATCAAGCCCGGACGGGAGGAGAACTGGTACACCGAAAAGGTTGATCTCTGGTCGTTGGGAGTGTTGACATACGAATTCTTGGTCGGAGAGGCTCCTTTCGAAGACACGCCAGTTATGACCCAGCGAAGAATCGCGAGAGGAGAAATGACAGTGCCGAGCTTTGTCAGCCCTGAGGCTAGGGACCTCATTAAGAGACTGCTCGTGCTGGATCCCGAGAGGAGGTTGAACCTGGATGAGGTGGAGGTGCATCCGTGGATTGTGAAGCATTGTGCTGGgaagaaggagaagaagcaGAGTAATGAGGGTGTGCAGTTCGTTAGGGGTTGATGTTTAAGTGGTGATGGCTTGGGATGACAGCACGAGTTTCGTATCTTCTTTTTGCTTCGTGTGATGTTTTGAGAGCGGGTAACGAGCGGTGCATTGGGCGGAGTCTGGAGCAAATGGACAGGATGTACCATGGTCCATAcaagagagagagagagggAGCAATACATGCAAAAGCCTGCGCGGCGTACTACAGAGCCCTGTCCGATCGATGTTGACAGTGTTGCAGGACACGAGTCCCGGCGACGCTGATTGGTCGAGATGCACACCACGCTAGCTCCCGGCTTCACAACCTTAACCCTCCAAAAAAGCAACTTTCGCTGGAGCCACAACTGTCGACCATCACAACGAAGGAAGAACAATATCTCAACACGCCAAACTCTCGCGATGGATGAAGTTTATCAGGAAGATGCTTGGATAGCTTGAAGAGGTGATGACAAAGCGGACGAAGGAGGCAGTGGCGATGCCGAGGTGGCAGATGAAGGATATCTCAGCTTTCGGGCCCGCCGGCACGGCTGCTCTGAGTATTGAGACAGGGCACAACACTGGCCTCATTCTGCGACGACATTGCTGTCGACTGCTTCGATGGCACGGCAATCAGCGAACGTGCGGCGGTACGATGTGTGCCCATTCCAACTTAGAGTCCTGCTACGCCACCCACAGAGTGAAGGTCGATTGATTGTTGATCTGTATCGATCTTCAATTCTACGTCATCATGTGCAGGTCCCGTCCGCCCGACGCCCTGACAAACCCAATTGCAAGCTCTGTCAGCTAGCTTTCTGACGGCACCTGCAGGGTTGTGCGGTGAGAAGGTACTGTTGACAAAGATGTATTCCGAGAAGTCATGGTATCACAAACACTACTCTACAAAGCACCACTCCAAAACAAGTAAAGGGACTACGCGACACCAATCGTCTATGGGGTATCTTCGTAAAAGCATCCATGATCCAACTGAACGCCATCATTTATAATCAATCAACGTAAAGAAAGGAAAGAGAATGTGCGTGATGCTCATTTCGCTGGAGTTTCCGGGACGTCCCATACGCTCTTCACGTCGTCGGTGCTATCGTGAACGTTAGCATGTTGTGAATCGAACATCGACTGACCAGTACCATTGCCGTTACTGATGCCGTGTTCTTCGTGTCGGTCGTGCTTCCAGCTGGGCTTGGGCGGACCTTTCGGGGGCTTGCGTGGGCTTGAAGGCAATTTGCCGAATGGTATAGGTCCCACGCTGCTCCACACAGGCAGCGTATTGTTGCCGGACTTGCTTGGCGACAGTGGTGCTCGCTTCGGTGTAGCTGAGCCAGTATCGGTGTCGGGCAGTGATGGAACACATTGCATCTCATCAAGCCCTGGCTTTTCAACCCATGAAGCAGAATGATCTTGTGGCCTGGATGACGATGATGGTGCCGTGGATGCGATGCTTGAGCCGGGATATGAAGTAGTCTCCGACTTGAGCGTGGGCGATACGCTGCCACTACCGGTGGTGCCTACATAGTCGGATAGCTCAAGGTCATTTGTTGTGGCGCGGATTGGGACAACTTGTTCGGACTGTTGATTTTGCAACGAGGATAATGTTGCCGGATCATAGGCCACGGGCTGTTGTGGGGGTTCCTTGGTTGTGACAGGGACAGCAGGCGCCGCTATAATCCCATGGGCACCGACAGGTGGACCTGTCATGCTCATGGAATGATGGCGGCTTTGCGCACCGGACGGGCCTTGTGCTACTCCAGCAGGCGGGGACACTATCGCAGTTGGGGCCTTCTTCGCAGCAGCATTCACTTTGCGCGTTGCCGCAGCTTTGACGGCTCTTGCGCTGCGATCGGCGGCCAGCTTCTCCCTCTGCTTCCGGTCATGCTCTTCCTTGGAGTCGCTGACCTTCAGTGTGATCTTCTTCATGCCCGAAGTAAGATTGTCAAGATCAGATGTACCCGGTGGCGGTACAGGAGTAGGAACACCACTTCTCGCTGTTGAGGAAGCCATGGGTGCCCTAGCTGATGTTGCTGGTCTGGCAGGTGCGGCAGCTGTGACAGTGGTCCGTGGCTTAGAAGGTGCTCTGGTCTTCTTGTTTGCTAGGGCACTGGATGCAGGCACAGGAGGAGGCTTCATCACGCCGGTGTTGCTTGAACCGGCGGTAGGCAGCTGTGGAACTGGAGGCACTTCAGCGTCGACTGAGCGACTCGAAGACAAGTTCAGCGCGCTTCCTGCGCTCAGACGTCGGCAAACTCGCCTCTGCTGAGGGTCTACGTCGTCTGATGGCAACACGTCTATTGTCTCTCGCCGGCTGGAGCGACTTTCCGCTCGACTGACAGCGCGAGATTGTACAGTCTCGTCACTGTGCGCACTTTGAGCATACGCGGGCACCTTGGCTTTGCGATCACGCAGCTGCCTCGGCTGACCAGCTGCTTCGGTCGAGATTGCGGACACGCCGCTCTCCCGCTCTTTCTTGATACGAGGGACCGCAAGGTCCTCCGCTGTGCAGCTCTTCGTCTGCCTGTCGAAAGGTATTAAGAGCCGAGACAGCTCCTGTGTGGCCACTACCCAATCAACTTCTGGCGGCGGAGGTGTCGGTGGCCGCGTCGGCATCTGTCCTTCCCGCATGGTACCTGAGATGTTCAAGGCGAACCTTTGCGGATCCACAACCTTGTACGCGAACGACTCGGTAGGCGTAGCATAGGTCGGCCTAGGTCCAGTACGGACCTTCTTCGATTgcggtggtggtggtggagGATTGATCTTGTGCTCCAGTGCAGTGAGGTTTGCATCGGACCACCAGTCCTTGTCGTAGTGCAATGATTGTGGTTTGTTCATGCCGCCGATACCAAGTCCGCGCATTTGCGAGCTCAGGTCGGCAAGAGCCTCGACAGCATCTGTCTTCGTGCCTACGGGTGTCGCGCATAAGCCTGAGAGATGGCTAAGAACACCGCTGCAAAGTGCTCGGTCACTGTAGCCACCTTCGAGCACACTGATGACACGCCCTTCGCAGCCGTCAATGCTCTTTGCCAGCTCAACGACATCTCTCGTGAATCTCGCATAGAACTCGGTCGGCACGCTGACCTTGTGTCGCTGCATGCCCGAACCTTCCCACTCGCTCGCATCGAAGCCTGCAGAGATGAAGATGGCTGCCTTGGGTTGTACTTTGCCCTCAGCTCGGATTCTCTTAACGTGGTGCTCCAGAAAGTGCTTCGCCTTTTCCAGCAAAATACTGTATCGAGTATCGTAGAGGTGCCAGAACTCGTCTTCAGTCTTCCATGCCTGAAGATGTACGTTCCATATGGATTGTCCATGCGCATTCTCGATACAAAGACTGGCAGCTTGCAATTTCTCATCATCTCCCATCTCGCATGGGTAGCTGTTGATGTCGTGCAGACTATAGTAGCCAAGATCAGGATTCAGCTTCAACTTGCTGTTAGGCTTGGCATTGACCCGCTTCTCGTTGTTCTCGCTGTTTCGTGCCCATGTGATGGCCTGGCTGCCATCTCCGTGATGCAGATCGAAATCCAGCATAGCAGCGTGAGTTAGTCCGTAGGTCTGCGCAGCGTACTCGATGCCCACATGGACGTTGTTCAGCCAGCAGAACCCACTGGGATGACTCGCCGAGCAATGGTGACCAGGAGGCCTTACAGCTACGAAGGCTCGTCTGGTGGTTGTATCAGGCGCGAAAACAGCATCAACAGCTTCTGCAACACCTCCAAGTGCACCCTCAAATGCATTCAGAGACTCGGGTGCGAGGTACAGATCACCTTCGTGCAACTGCTGCTTGTCAGGCTGGCCCGGAACATTCGAACGACTTAGCTCCTTGGTCCCTGCCGCGAGCTTCTCGGCTGCGGTGTGGCACATGCCTTGGAGCTCAGCCATCCATGCAGTGCCGTGAACGTTGGTCACAAACGGAGAAGTAATGTCCATACTCCGGCCAGTCCGGCGA
Above is a genomic segment from Fulvia fulva chromosome 3, complete sequence containing:
- a CDS encoding Histone deacetylase HOS3; amino-acid sequence: MDNTSGQTQEPPAHARHDANISRNTTDLHNAMKHMSVATAATSDTRTQHTSAPATPNLPTPLARRTSQPPTSPLIGRESPRPQQHAPSRRASSSASLNRPPPSPRLMRKTSPSSLGGTSEEQEKRPTPKRSISNLISGLREAQSTMESIEEPIPLTAAQIATDHFTRQLLSHSRTDSEAETAVILHDACYGHRYSRLKATKTTLSMIVERPERIHATVLGASTAYVRLGGHHAEGKRPPHPEHMELSDPPFRIRRTGRSMDITSPFVTNVHGTAWMAELQGMCHTAAEKLAAGTKELSRSNVPGQPDKQQLHEGDLYLAPESLNAFEGALGGVAEAVDAVFAPDTTTRRAFVAVRPPGHHCSASHPSGFCWLNNVHVGIEYAAQTYGLTHAAMLDFDLHHGDGSQAITWARNSENNEKRVNAKPNSKLKLNPDLGYYSLHDINSYPCEMGDDEKLQAASLCIENAHGQSIWNVHLQAWKTEDEFWHLYDTRYSILLEKAKHFLEHHVKRIRAEGKVQPKAAIFISAGFDASEWEGSGMQRHKVSVPTEFYARFTRDVVELAKSIDGCEGRVISVLEGGYSDRALCSGVLSHLSGLCATPVGTKTDAVEALADLSSQMRGLGIGGMNKPQSLHYDKDWWSDANLTALEHKINPPPPPPQSKKVRTGPRPTYATPTESFAYKVVDPQRFALNISGTMREGQMPTRPPTPPPPEVDWVVATQELSRLLIPFDRQTKSCTAEDLAVPRIKKERESGVSAISTEAAGQPRQLRDRKAKVPAYAQSAHSDETVQSRAVSRAESRSSRRETIDVLPSDDVDPQQRRVCRRLSAGSALNLSSSRSVDAEVPPVPQLPTAGSSNTGVMKPPPVPASSALANKKTRAPSKPRTTVTAAAPARPATSARAPMASSTARSGVPTPVPPPGTSDLDNLTSGMKKITLKVSDSKEEHDRKQREKLAADRSARAVKAAATRKVNAAAKKAPTAIVSPPAGVAQGPSGAQSRHHSMSMTGPPVGAHGIIAAPAVPVTTKEPPQQPVAYDPATLSSLQNQQSEQVVPIRATTNDLELSDYVGTTGSGSVSPTLKSETTSYPGSSIASTAPSSSSRPQDHSASWVEKPGLDEMQCVPSLPDTDTGSATPKRAPLSPSKSGNNTLPVWSSVGPIPFGKLPSSPRKPPKGPPKPSWKHDRHEEHGISNGNGTGQSMFDSQHANVHDSTDDVKSVWDVPETPAK
- a CDS encoding TIP41-like protein, which gives rise to MAQQYGTKSHTSPNLAWRITTRKEPILKAEPIEALSNDIGIPIPEMIFGDNYVAVTHLPTQWTLDFNARDALDRVSKNEEGMLQVAVAEEWKKDRRGQLDGNADAVLGLGVKGVVKPFDWSYSTDYAGTTHAKNGTWRLAGKEEVIRTDLLSRQDPILFFDAVDLYEDELADNGTALVNIKVRMMPERLLVLSRFFLRLDGVIVRIRDTRVYVEHSGKKIVRQYTAKEEKYEVLKKELETRRENVPEAFRDAALLAPMLRTVEDKVEVFEVD
- a CDS encoding Serine/threonine-protein kinase ark1 codes for the protein MADIQTLEQRFEGISVQDENHDSAAPPQPKHQPKSSLSHAISLSNLGASTTTAQSRMKLPLQKLAPNAGSKPTQTVLTKITLPSQAAQRPSTESRPSDPQSAIQREAPKPTPKQWHLGMFEIGKPLGKGKFGRVYLARERSSGFVCALKVLHKSELQAGKVEKQVRREIEIQSNLAHPNILRLYGHFHDTKRIFLILEFAGKGELYKHLRKAQRFPEPQAAGYVAQMASALKYLHKKHVMHRDIKPENILVGLHGEIKISDFGWSVHAPNNRRNTMCGTLDYLPPEMIKPGREENWYTEKVDLWSLGVLTYEFLVGEAPFEDTPVMTQRRIARGEMTVPSFVSPEARDLIKRLLVLDPERRLNLDEVEVHPWIVKHCAGKKEKKQSNEGVQFVRG